The window ATACAAAAAAAGAAGAGAAACTCTCTTCCTTTTTCACACGTACTTATTCTATTGAAGCCTGATTTTGTGCATTAACAATTATTTTTTAGTTCATTGTTTTTTGTTGTCAGGAAATCTAAGTCCAAACTCTTTGTATTTTTTTGATATTTTTGTGTTTAAATCACGAGTTTCATTACTGTAACTTTGCAATGATCCAGTTGGATTTATGGCTAAATTAATATATTGATCGTAATCAGAGTACAAATCCATAATAGCATTGTATGATTGTTTGTACTTTTCAGGTGGAGCATCTAAAGACTTAATGTCTTTATAAACTGTTTCTTTTGTATTTTTAAGTAGATCTACGTTGCCGTTTTTATCGTAGTATTTATACAAGATTTTCAGTGATTCGTTAAAGTCGCTGGTATAAAGAAAGTATTCTCCTGTCTTATTCTTCAGTTCCGACTCAGGTACACCTATATCACTTGCCATTTTGCTCATGTCCATCTTGTTCCATATCGTATCATGCCAAACTTTCTGATATGAATTACACATCTTTTCAGCTAATGCAGCACTAAAAATCATTTCGTTAGAAATAAGGTCTAGTTTTTGACCATATTCTTTTTCTCTTTGATTATAATTAAACACAATTCCAAACGTTGCGATTAACACTAGAATTACTCCACCAATAATAAATAATTTTGTTTTTTTCTTTTTATCTCGTTCATTAACCTCTATGTCAAACGACTCTTCTGCTGTTGCTATAGATGCTGCTTGTTCATCGTTAGTTGTTAATGGCAAATTATCTAACTGTTCATTTCCCATTATTAATTCCTCCTGCACTTTCTAATTCTAATTACAAATAATCAAATATATCCAAGCTTCGAATTTTAGAATCCAGATACCTGCTTTTTGTTAAAAAATCATTTTCTTTGAAAACATAACCTAAACACTGATAATAAATTGTTTCTTTGTATTGTGTAAATTCCTGAATGATTTCCTGATTAATATTACTCTTAATCATTTTAATTATCGTATATTTACTAATTCCTTTGATATCATCCCTCCCTATATGCCTAATTAAAAATTTTACAACAAAAGCGGGGCTTGTTATTTGATTAGATCCATTAGATAATTTTCCATTTCTAAATACAAACAAGTTGTCAAAGTCCGAATTAATGTTTTTTCTAACTAAATAGTACTTCTGTAATTGACTACATAACTTATTAGGCAGGTGCACGGTGTAATTATTTATTTTAAGTACATTACACTGTACATTGAAATCCTTAATAGTAATGTTGGTTAATACAGAATATCTTGCCCCAGTAAAAAGTAATAACTTTATAATTAGTGCTCTAACATATTTATTGTAGTATTTGTCATCTTCTAATAATCTTTTTTCGTTTAAAGCTAATCGATTAATGTCATTATCACATACATCACATAATAATCTAAAATCCTCGTCCAAAATTGGCTCTTGTGTTTCTACTTTTTCTATTAAGTCTTTGCCCTCACAAACTTTTTCTATTATTTTATTAAATTGTTCATCGTCTTCTTCCCACAAATCAAATGTATATAATAGTTTTTGGTTCTTATGGTCTATCGATGACAAATATTTAAAAAATTCGGTTACAACAGTTACGTAATTATGCAGTGTGCCTTTTTTTCTAACCCAGAACGCCGGATTAAAGTGTTTACGACTTTCATCAATATAAAAAACCATACTTTCTTCTATGTCTTTGGGTTTGAATTCCATTAATAAATCTTTCCAAGAGTCATCTTTTAAATTCCGTTTTTCTAATAGATAATCATAAAACGCTTTGATTTTAGGATAATAAACTCCATCATTTTGATTGGTGTTTATATAAACCCCATTTGCATCTACACCTTTTTTTAACAAAAAATCATCAATGGCAGCCAGAAGTGTTAACCTAGCAACATCACTCACTACATTCACCCTCCGCTACAGTTATTTTCATAAAATAATTCTTCTTTAGATGTAAAATTCCTCCTTCATATCACTCGCAATTTTTAGGCGCAGAAATATGATTCTGTCTTGAATTTTTCCTTGAAACCAGCTATATTTATCGTAGAACACCTACATTCCTACCTTTTTATTCATCGTAGAATACTGTTAAGAGGAGTGTTATGAGAGATGGACACTATTGCTTCCTTTCTAGACTGGCTTCATTCAGAAGGAAGAGATCCCAAAACAATTCAGGCGTACAAGATCATTTTGAACCAATATATATCATGGTTCAGTGGCACTTACGAACATAGCCACATTCAAACGTCTAAGCCTATTGATATCAAGGAGTTCATCTCTTATCTGAGACACCAAAAGAATCGCTCCCAAGCCACGATCAATAAATCCACCGCAGGGTTAAAGACCTTCTTTAACT of the Heliomicrobium undosum genome contains:
- a CDS encoding site-specific integrase, translating into MSDVARLTLLAAIDDFLLKKGVDANGVYINTNQNDGVYYPKIKAFYDYLLEKRNLKDDSWKDLLMEFKPKDIEESMVFYIDESRKHFNPAFWVRKKGTLHNYVTVVTEFFKYLSSIDHKNQKLLYTFDLWEEDDEQFNKIIEKVCEGKDLIEKVETQEPILDEDFRLLCDVCDNDINRLALNEKRLLEDDKYYNKYVRALIIKLLLFTGARYSVLTNITIKDFNVQCNVLKINNYTVHLPNKLCSQLQKYYLVRKNINSDFDNLFVFRNGKLSNGSNQITSPAFVVKFLIRHIGRDDIKGISKYTIIKMIKSNINQEIIQEFTQYKETIYYQCLGYVFKENDFLTKSRYLDSKIRSLDIFDYL